One window from the genome of Triticum dicoccoides isolate Atlit2015 ecotype Zavitan unplaced genomic scaffold, WEW_v2.0 scaffold90037, whole genome shotgun sequence encodes:
- the LOC119348365 gene encoding chaperone protein dnaJ C76, chloroplastic-like, with translation MAPPLHSPALISTTSPLTLRIVSPVPSSPWCRRARPLASAGLGGAARRDRRRRRSTRGRRGMRICAYTAEAEHGSSEEDVADDFYSVLGVMPDATSEEIKKAYYSCMKTCHPDLSGGHPDVTNFSMFINEVYTVLSDPVQRAVYDEIHGYTATATNPFVDDSAVKNHVFVDEFTCIGCRICANVCPSVFEIEEDFGRARVCSQRGSPDLIQDAIDSCPVDCIRWTSAAQLSLLESETRRIERVNDGLMNAGMGVSVNVFRMASASWEKRQAKVLEKIRTRMMNQNNSDTTSPWSDIWGSPARYQNTEEEEASERANKAAAAARQWREYSRKGADRPPRYKLTDAVGNKE, from the exons ATGGCTCCTCCTCTGCACTCGCCGGCGCTGATCTCCACCACCTCGCCCTTAACGCTCCGCATCGTTTCGCCCGTGCCGTCTTCGCCCTGGTGCCGCCGCGCTCGGCCGTTGGCCTCCGCTGGGCTGGGGGGAGCCGCGCGCAGAGACCGGCGCCGGAGGCGGAGCACGCGGGGGCGGAGGGGCATGAGGATCTGCGCCTACACGGCCGAAGCTGAACACGGGAGTTCGGAGGAGGACGTGGCCGACGATTTCTACTCTGTTCTTGGCGTC ATGCCAGATGCAACCTCTGAGGAAATCAAGAAGGCATATTACAGTTGCATGAAAACGTGCCACCCGGACCTCAGTGGAGGCCATCCTGATGTGACCAACTTCTCCATGTTCATCAACGAGGTTTACACG GTGCTGAGCGATCCGGTGCAGCGTGCGGTGTATGATGAGATCCATGGGTACACGGCAACAGCGACAAACCCTTTCGTTGATGACAGTGCAGTCAAGAACCACGTGTTCGTCGATGAGTTTACCTGCATAG GATGCAGAATTTGCGCCAACGTGTGCCCCAGTGTCTTTGAAATTGAGGAAGACTTTGGGAGGGCAAGAGTCTGCTCCCAGAGGGGTAGCCCGGACCTCATTCAGGATGCCATTGATAGTTG CCCAGTTGACTGTATTCGCTGGACTTCTGCTGCACAACTTTCACTCCTTGAGAGTGAAACTCGAAGAATAGAAAGGGTCAAT GATGGGCTAATGAATGCTGGGATGGGAGTTTCAGTCAATGTGTTTCGAATG GCAAGTGCGAGTTGGGAAAAGCGACAAGCAAAAGTCTTG GAAAAAATCAGAACACGGATGATGAACCAAAATAATTCAGACACGACTAGCCCTTGGAGTGATATCTGGGGATCTCCAGCGCGATACCAAAACACTG aagaagaagaagcatcagAGAGAGCGAACAAAGCGGCGGCAGCTGCTAGGCaatggagagaatactcaaggaaagGTGCCGACAGGCCTCCGAGATACAAACTTACAGACGCAGTAGGCAACAAAGAGTAG